One region of Thermostichus vulcanus str. 'Rupite' genomic DNA includes:
- a CDS encoding ABC transporter ATP-binding protein: protein MVQVSRNFSGIQAVDGVNLQVRQGEFFTLLGPSGSGKTTCLRMIAGFERPDQGRIELNGQDVSGLPPHRRQVNTVFQDYALFPHMTVAENIGYSLMIRGLPAKERQKRVQEALDLVQLPQMGSRKPAQLSGGQRQRVALARALVGQPQVLLLDEPLGALDLKLRQQMQFELKALQHRLGLTFLYVTHDQEEALTMSDRIAVFNQGRIEQLGSPAELYERPATRFVASFIGQTNLIEGSLAERCMGEAALFALRPEHIQVSLPGDGIPDGHCHLTGHICDTAYLGVSIRYQVCVSGSEVKLLALQPNPGIHSRRLPEGTEVTLSWHPERMHRIPEPNP from the coding sequence ATGGTGCAGGTCAGTCGCAATTTTTCCGGGATCCAGGCAGTGGATGGGGTGAATTTGCAGGTGCGACAGGGGGAGTTTTTCACCTTGTTGGGGCCTTCTGGCTCAGGCAAAACCACGTGTTTGCGGATGATCGCGGGCTTTGAGCGTCCGGATCAGGGGCGGATTGAGTTGAATGGCCAGGATGTTTCGGGTTTACCCCCCCACCGACGGCAGGTGAACACCGTATTTCAGGACTATGCCCTCTTTCCCCACATGACGGTGGCAGAAAATATCGGCTATAGCCTGATGATTCGCGGTCTCCCTGCCAAGGAACGCCAAAAACGAGTTCAAGAAGCACTGGATTTGGTGCAACTGCCCCAGATGGGATCCCGCAAACCTGCTCAACTGTCGGGGGGGCAACGGCAACGGGTAGCTTTGGCCCGCGCCCTTGTCGGACAACCGCAGGTGCTGCTGCTGGATGAGCCCTTGGGAGCCTTGGATTTGAAGTTGCGCCAGCAGATGCAGTTCGAACTGAAAGCCCTGCAACACCGCCTTGGCCTCACCTTTTTGTACGTTACCCATGACCAAGAAGAAGCCCTGACCATGAGCGATCGCATTGCCGTCTTCAATCAGGGGCGCATCGAACAACTGGGATCCCCGGCAGAACTGTACGAACGACCGGCCACCCGCTTTGTGGCAAGCTTTATCGGGCAAACCAACCTGATCGAGGGATCCCTAGCGGAACGGTGCATGGGAGAAGCGGCCCTGTTTGCCTTGCGACCGGAACATATTCAAGTGAGTTTGCCTGGGGACGGGATCCCGGATGGACATTGCCACTTGACGGGGCACATTTGTGATACCGCCTACTTGGGAGTTTCCATTCGCTACCAGGTGTGTGTGTCTGGCTCTGAGGTAAAACTTTTGGCTCTGCAACCGAACCCCGGAATCCACTCGCGGCGGCTACCGGAAGGAACGGAGGTGACCTTAAGTTGGCACCCAGAGCGGATGCACCGTATCCCAGAACCTAACCCCTAA
- a CDS encoding pentapeptide repeat-containing protein, with amino-acid sequence MNAINSQIGNKINIMKFFLQKGKAWNRTIIQLLSRLIKMSLPGLALGLVVLALVQYDQGKQSYAERQVWLRFSLTQLRETILEKESSDNQVLLIQALILTTLTEVQGPERGTLMAFLSRLELLPQLSLSKAELEQAHLPELDLQGSNLQGANLSWANLSLALLNRSDLSEALLIETNLTGAELQNAILTFAYAQKANLSGAYVGGSDLEGIDLSLANLYGAYFPGSNLRGAYLESANLQRSIFQGANLERARLKGADLRQTDLRGANLIGADLRETNIEETFWSGAVYDQTTLFPANFNPEKLGLVLSQKKALLQQEGEPTVAWEELFR; translated from the coding sequence ATGAATGCAATCAATTCACAAATTGGAAACAAAATCAACATCATGAAATTTTTCCTTCAGAAAGGTAAAGCCTGGAACCGAACTATTATCCAACTTCTTTCACGGTTAATAAAGATGAGTCTGCCTGGTCTAGCTCTTGGTTTAGTTGTATTAGCTTTGGTTCAGTATGATCAAGGAAAACAGTCTTATGCTGAGCGTCAGGTTTGGCTACGATTCTCTCTCACACAACTGCGAGAAACCATACTGGAAAAAGAATCTAGCGATAATCAAGTTTTACTTATTCAGGCTTTAATTCTAACCACTCTAACAGAAGTTCAAGGGCCAGAGCGAGGGACACTCATGGCTTTTTTGTCACGACTGGAGCTGTTGCCTCAACTCTCTTTATCTAAGGCTGAATTGGAGCAAGCTCATCTTCCCGAGTTGGATTTACAGGGATCCAATCTACAAGGGGCCAATTTAAGTTGGGCTAATCTCAGTCTTGCTCTCCTGAATCGATCCGACCTTTCTGAAGCCTTATTAATTGAGACCAATCTGACGGGTGCTGAGCTGCAAAATGCAATTCTTACCTTTGCCTATGCCCAAAAAGCCAACCTCTCGGGTGCATATGTTGGAGGATCTGATCTAGAAGGGATTGACTTGTCGTTGGCCAATCTATATGGAGCTTACTTTCCGGGATCCAACTTGCGTGGGGCTTATTTAGAATCTGCCAACTTACAGAGGAGCATTTTTCAGGGGGCTAATTTGGAAAGAGCGCGACTAAAAGGAGCTGATCTGCGACAGACAGACTTACGGGGAGCCAATTTAATTGGAGCTGACTTACGGGAAACAAATATAGAAGAAACCTTTTGGAGTGGTGCTGTTTATGATCAAACGACCCTCTTCCCAGCGAATTTTAATCCGGAGAAGCTGGGTCTGGTGCTATCCCAGAAAAAGGCTTTGTTACAGCAAGAGGGTGAACCAACTGTGGCGTGGGAGGAGCTGTTTCGCTAA
- a CDS encoding MATE family efflux transporter: MVVVAQRLDAKGIPQVDHRAVVGLAIPLILSASIQALMGITDTWFIGQISSQALAGMNAAWLPTLVALGPFINLGRAVQTLVAQTYAAGDPKGASGHAWSGVGVGLALFPLCGLLSIFGGLLYAGLPLPEGVSEQASAYWQIRVWGGSALLGTFSLSGFFNGIGRTWVTLCVSGCSVLLNGVLNALFIFGFGWGIGGAAWGTILSEYVELSLYLLVFLSGWIHRSYASRHTWNRGWNPLAATGRIRPLLKLGLPIWIYSLADMSSFTLFQLMIGQVGAVEGATAHICLMLSRFAYLPAIGLEQSATVLVGQAIGSGQPNWAKRLGNAVMGWTLGYMAVIGGTLALFGQPLISLFVSEVDANAASIIRLGGLLLKIIGVSFLFDGINFAALGSLRGAGDVRVPMVIMLGMSWLVFLPLAQMMIFPSGQSWLPFLPGLGWGAVGGWLAVLIYVAGLGSLMVSRWRSGIWQKTSL; encoded by the coding sequence ATGGTTGTGGTTGCACAACGGCTGGATGCAAAAGGGATCCCCCAGGTGGATCATCGAGCCGTGGTTGGGTTAGCGATCCCTTTGATTCTCAGCGCCAGTATCCAAGCCTTGATGGGGATCACCGATACCTGGTTTATAGGCCAGATCTCTAGCCAAGCCTTGGCCGGGATGAACGCGGCTTGGTTGCCTACCCTTGTTGCCCTCGGGCCTTTCATCAATCTAGGTCGGGCGGTCCAAACTCTGGTGGCCCAAACCTATGCGGCTGGGGATCCGAAGGGGGCTTCTGGCCATGCTTGGTCAGGGGTAGGAGTGGGGTTAGCCTTGTTCCCATTGTGTGGGCTGCTTTCGATTTTTGGGGGCCTTCTCTACGCGGGGCTGCCTCTGCCGGAGGGTGTCTCTGAACAGGCCAGTGCCTATTGGCAGATCCGAGTTTGGGGGGGATCCGCCCTGTTGGGAACCTTTTCCCTGTCGGGATTTTTTAACGGGATTGGTCGCACCTGGGTCACTCTCTGTGTGAGCGGCTGTAGCGTGTTGTTGAATGGGGTGCTGAATGCTCTGTTCATTTTTGGCTTTGGCTGGGGAATTGGTGGAGCTGCTTGGGGCACGATCCTCTCGGAGTATGTGGAGCTCAGCCTGTACCTGCTGGTGTTTCTCTCCGGGTGGATCCATCGGAGTTATGCCAGCCGACACACTTGGAACCGGGGTTGGAACCCCTTAGCGGCGACAGGACGTATTCGTCCATTGCTGAAATTGGGCCTGCCGATCTGGATTTACTCCTTGGCGGATATGAGTTCTTTCACTCTATTTCAGTTGATGATCGGGCAGGTGGGAGCTGTGGAGGGGGCAACCGCCCACATTTGTCTGATGTTGTCTCGCTTTGCCTATTTGCCAGCCATTGGCTTGGAGCAGTCCGCCACTGTCTTGGTGGGTCAGGCGATCGGTTCTGGGCAACCCAACTGGGCTAAGCGTCTGGGCAATGCGGTGATGGGATGGACTTTAGGGTACATGGCGGTGATCGGCGGCACACTGGCTCTGTTCGGCCAACCCTTGATCAGCTTATTTGTAAGTGAAGTCGATGCCAATGCTGCGAGCATTATCCGCTTGGGCGGGCTGCTTTTGAAAATTATCGGTGTCTCTTTCCTGTTTGATGGCATCAACTTCGCAGCACTGGGATCCCTGCGGGGGGCGGGGGATGTGCGGGTACCGATGGTGATTATGCTCGGGATGAGCTGGCTGGTGTTCTTACCGCTGGCGCAGATGATGATTTTCCCATCGGGTCAAAGCTGGCTCCCCTTTTTGCCGGGGTTGGGTTGGGGGGCTGTAGGAGGATGGTTAGCCGTCCTCATTTATGTGGCTGGGTTGGGATCCCTGATGGTGAGCCGTTGGCGCAGTGGGATATGGCAGAAGACAAGCCTCTAA
- a CDS encoding Uma2 family endonuclease yields MGEYWVVDWQQQQVEVYQRQQEQLALLKTCLGEDKLSSPLLPGFECPISRLWMPPLL; encoded by the coding sequence ATAGGAGAGTATTGGGTGGTGGACTGGCAACAGCAACAGGTGGAGGTCTATCAACGCCAGCAAGAGCAATTGGCACTCCTGAAAACTTGCTTAGGAGAAGACAAACTCAGCTCCCCTTTACTGCCAGGGTTTGAGTGCCCAATTTCACGGTTGTGGATGCCCCCTCTCCTGTAA
- a CDS encoding transglutaminase family protein gives MVAVHPANDLADLKSRAEAAISGSQPAWWPMAPLPHGDPAPLQPLGLVALEGLATWGDRLLGLDRLRGYLVHLQENNTLLLNPHHVHTFQDAYGLWVESEGDQAWIWLSREQERQILRIPMAALEQPGSLEVFQVCTCPYPIEGIALWKDVQTGSSILYATCYQREKILQLDPSSGLIVGEMPAPGIGREQIALHGDYLWVSDRVEETLYLLERQSGRELARILTPFPGPTGLAHWQGRMWVAYAHEEAFIHDNPNDPDPLSVALRDKTWVAPLRLRPLDPPPPPPVEADSKPLDEAFACPVVFQPQRLGERVTYTLSHGYRVELTYVEEIAQEEPRLLPDLVWRIALPCNSPRQRVCSLDWVGLPFELEEQSGQQVAVFSLGSLRPHEVRLFGWRAVLDVYNIKYCVDPRDVEDAVLPLELRDRYLVDDDDLAMHTPIVQEAARLAVGSETNLLRKMLNIRAYVYDKLSYRVTSRIDPPDEVLRRGSGSCGEYVGLLLALARLNGIPCRTVGRYKCPPHPELKRIPLFPEYNHVWIEFYLPGWGWVPMESNPDDLGERPYPQRYFMGLPWTHAEIAKGIPFETINTDQASIGELAINHVQFRILEEL, from the coding sequence ATGGTTGCAGTCCATCCGGCAAATGATCTAGCGGATCTGAAGTCTAGGGCAGAAGCGGCAATCTCGGGATCCCAACCCGCTTGGTGGCCGATGGCTCCGTTACCGCATGGAGATCCAGCCCCTCTGCAACCCCTAGGGTTGGTCGCTCTGGAAGGGTTGGCCACCTGGGGAGATCGCCTGTTGGGCTTGGATCGGCTGCGGGGCTATTTGGTGCACCTGCAAGAGAACAATACCTTGCTCCTGAATCCCCATCATGTCCATACCTTTCAGGATGCCTACGGTTTGTGGGTGGAGTCAGAGGGGGATCAAGCCTGGATCTGGCTAAGTCGGGAGCAGGAAAGGCAAATTTTGCGCATCCCTATGGCGGCTTTGGAACAACCGGGATCCCTGGAGGTGTTTCAGGTGTGTACCTGCCCCTACCCAATCGAAGGAATCGCCCTTTGGAAAGACGTGCAAACGGGCTCGTCCATTCTCTATGCCACCTGTTACCAACGGGAAAAGATTCTGCAACTGGATCCCAGCAGTGGCCTGATTGTGGGGGAAATGCCCGCCCCTGGCATTGGCCGAGAACAGATTGCCTTGCATGGAGACTACCTTTGGGTAAGCGATCGGGTAGAAGAAACCCTTTACTTGCTGGAGCGGCAGAGCGGACGGGAATTGGCCCGCATTCTCACCCCTTTTCCGGGCCCGACGGGATTAGCCCATTGGCAGGGGCGTATGTGGGTGGCCTATGCCCATGAAGAAGCCTTTATCCACGACAATCCCAACGATCCGGATCCCTTGTCGGTTGCCTTACGAGATAAAACCTGGGTAGCCCCCCTACGATTGCGACCTTTGGATCCACCGCCCCCGCCGCCTGTGGAAGCCGATTCTAAGCCTCTGGACGAGGCGTTCGCTTGCCCGGTGGTGTTTCAGCCGCAGCGACTGGGGGAACGGGTTACCTATACTCTTTCCCACGGTTACCGGGTGGAGCTGACCTACGTGGAAGAAATCGCCCAAGAAGAGCCGCGTCTACTCCCGGATTTGGTGTGGCGTATTGCGTTGCCCTGCAACAGCCCTCGCCAACGGGTGTGCAGCCTTGACTGGGTAGGGCTGCCCTTTGAATTGGAGGAGCAATCGGGGCAGCAGGTGGCGGTGTTCTCTTTGGGATCCCTAAGGCCGCACGAGGTGCGCCTATTTGGCTGGCGGGCGGTGCTGGATGTGTACAACATCAAATACTGCGTTGATCCCAGGGATGTGGAGGATGCCGTGCTGCCGCTGGAGTTACGGGATCGCTACTTGGTGGATGACGATGATCTGGCCATGCATACCCCGATTGTGCAGGAAGCGGCGCGACTGGCAGTTGGCAGCGAAACCAACCTGCTGCGCAAAATGCTGAATATCCGCGCCTATGTCTATGACAAGCTCTCCTATCGGGTCACATCGCGCATCGATCCGCCGGATGAGGTGTTGCGTCGCGGCTCTGGCTCTTGTGGGGAATATGTCGGGTTGCTGCTGGCGTTGGCCCGCTTAAATGGGATCCCCTGCCGCACGGTGGGGCGCTACAAATGTCCTCCACACCCGGAGTTGAAACGGATCCCGCTCTTTCCGGAATACAACCATGTTTGGATCGAGTTTTATCTGCCCGGTTGGGGGTGGGTGCCGATGGAGTCGAATCCCGATGATCTGGGGGAACGCCCGTATCCGCAACGCTATTTTATGGGCCTACCCTGGACCCATGCCGAGATCGCCAAAGGGATCCCGTTTGAGACGATCAACACCGACCAAGCCTCGATTGGGGAGCTGGCCATTAACCATGTGCAATTTCGCATTTTGGAGGAACTCTAG
- a CDS encoding sulfite exporter TauE/SafE family protein: MVENGLALGVGGLLAGILAGFLGIGGGTILVPLQVSLGIPPIQAVATSNLSIVMTSIAGSVQNWRMGLLDLKRVILLGIPALITAQVGAMIASRIPGYLLLAAFGVLLLVNTYLVELRKKVASQAQLLEKQVAAENSAENSASPIEGLGLGEGPQGIPLPSAREPMPAWLARTLTGGTAGLLAGLFGIGGGVIMVPMQILLLQETIKVAIQTSLGAIVITAIAATTSHAGLSDLIWNGLGWGDGTLRQNVLWIPGLILGTGGLIGVQISTRTLPKLPDKTVSLLFRGFLAILSLYIFWQAWQDYQAS; this comes from the coding sequence ATGGTAGAAAATGGTCTGGCCTTGGGGGTTGGCGGTCTGCTGGCTGGGATCCTGGCCGGGTTTTTGGGGATTGGCGGGGGCACGATTTTGGTGCCCTTACAGGTGAGTTTGGGGATCCCGCCGATCCAGGCAGTGGCCACAAGCAATCTTTCCATTGTCATGACCTCGATCGCAGGCAGTGTGCAAAATTGGCGGATGGGCCTACTGGATCTGAAACGGGTGATCCTGCTGGGGATCCCAGCTCTGATCACGGCTCAGGTGGGGGCGATGATCGCCAGCCGTATTCCCGGCTACCTGCTGTTGGCTGCCTTTGGGGTGTTGCTGTTGGTGAATACCTATCTGGTGGAGCTGCGCAAGAAAGTGGCCAGTCAGGCCCAGCTGTTGGAGAAGCAGGTTGCTGCTGAAAATTCTGCTGAAAATTCTGCATCTCCGATTGAGGGGCTGGGGTTGGGAGAGGGGCCGCAAGGGATCCCGTTGCCCAGCGCTAGGGAACCCATGCCGGCTTGGTTGGCTCGCACCCTCACGGGGGGCACCGCTGGATTGCTAGCTGGTCTGTTTGGCATTGGCGGTGGGGTGATTATGGTGCCGATGCAGATTCTACTGTTGCAGGAGACGATCAAAGTGGCCATTCAAACCAGCCTCGGAGCAATCGTGATCACGGCCATTGCCGCCACCACAAGCCACGCCGGCCTGAGCGACCTGATTTGGAATGGCCTTGGATGGGGGGATGGAACCCTGCGCCAGAATGTGCTGTGGATCCCGGGGTTGATCTTAGGGACAGGCGGGTTGATCGGCGTTCAGATCAGTACCCGCACCCTGCCCAAATTGCCCGATAAAACTGTTAGCCTGCTGTTCCGGGGCTTTCTGGCCATCCTCTCCCTCTACATCTTTTGGCAAGCCTGGCAAGATTACCAAGCCTCTTAA
- a CDS encoding biotin transporter BioY produces the protein MRFGLLLTPLEWLWTAIGVILTILGTLTHLSFPAEMPWLGGYSFSLQIGGVLLTACLAGPVAAVYAQIVYLGLGLAGLQVFAQGGGWQYLYQPSFGYLLGFLPGAWVCGIIAFQQRDPKPSPSRRTRQRRLRLPASSETSFGNRALPPVGLQELGSGSLAALVLVHITGIVYLLATQPWDRQLLQWIQLYSGYTLPGQVIVASFVSVMALLLRRLLLF, from the coding sequence ATGCGCTTTGGCCTGCTCTTAACTCCTTTGGAATGGCTGTGGACAGCGATTGGGGTGATCCTGACCATTTTGGGCACCCTGACTCACCTCAGTTTTCCTGCAGAGATGCCCTGGTTGGGGGGCTACAGCTTTTCGTTACAAATTGGCGGTGTGTTGCTGACGGCTTGTTTGGCGGGTCCAGTGGCAGCGGTGTATGCCCAGATTGTTTACCTGGGGTTGGGGTTGGCGGGGTTGCAGGTGTTTGCCCAGGGGGGAGGGTGGCAGTACCTGTACCAGCCCTCATTTGGCTATCTGCTAGGGTTTTTGCCAGGGGCCTGGGTCTGTGGAATCATCGCCTTTCAGCAACGGGATCCCAAGCCATCCCCGTCTCGCCGTACCCGTCAACGCCGACTCCGTTTGCCCGCTTCGTCGGAGACTTCCTTCGGAAATAGAGCCCTGCCGCCGGTAGGTTTACAGGAGCTGGGATCCGGCAGTTTGGCCGCTTTGGTGTTGGTTCATATCACGGGGATTGTTTATCTGCTGGCGACGCAACCCTGGGATCGACAGTTGCTACAGTGGATTCAGCTTTACTCAGGCTATACCTTGCCCGGTCAGGTGATCGTGGCCAGTTTTGTTTCAGTGATGGCTTTGCTATTGCGGCGCTTGCTCTTGTTTTGA
- the hisN gene encoding histidinol-phosphatase, translating to MLREEVCCDGGKRVVKAEWIELAQALADAAGAVIRPLFRGDLQAEYKEARSPIVTIADREAEQAMRALLTAQVPDHNILGEEFGLHQTGSPYTWVLDPLDGTIAFSTGKPTFGTLIALLEDDRPILGVIDQPILRERWLGVQGQPTQFNRQPAQTKTNTDLGRAYLSCTTPDLFTQPDQQRRFQQLSQSVHITSYGGDCYQYGLLASGHIDVVMECGLALYDFAALIPVVEGSGGVITDWQGDPLTRTSTGEVLAAANPSLHQQALAQIKQVAIPGGS from the coding sequence ATGCTAAGAGAGGAGGTGTGTTGTGATGGCGGAAAAAGGGTGGTAAAAGCAGAGTGGATTGAACTGGCCCAGGCCCTAGCCGATGCTGCTGGAGCGGTGATCCGTCCCTTGTTTCGAGGAGACTTGCAAGCAGAATACAAAGAGGCCCGTTCCCCCATTGTGACCATAGCTGACCGGGAAGCAGAACAGGCAATGCGGGCTTTGCTGACGGCTCAAGTGCCAGACCACAACATCCTTGGGGAAGAATTTGGTCTGCACCAGACGGGATCCCCCTACACCTGGGTTCTGGATCCGCTGGATGGCACCATCGCCTTTTCCACCGGCAAACCCACCTTCGGCACCCTGATTGCCCTTTTAGAAGACGACCGCCCGATTTTGGGTGTTATCGATCAACCGATCCTGCGAGAACGCTGGCTGGGGGTACAGGGGCAACCCACCCAATTCAACCGCCAACCTGCTCAGACCAAAACCAACACCGATCTAGGCCGCGCTTATCTCAGTTGCACCACCCCTGATCTGTTCACTCAGCCCGACCAACAGCGACGCTTCCAGCAGCTGAGTCAATCCGTTCACATTACCTCCTACGGCGGCGATTGCTACCAGTATGGCCTTTTGGCCAGTGGGCATATTGATGTGGTGATGGAGTGTGGCCTTGCCCTCTACGATTTTGCCGCCCTGATTCCGGTCGTTGAGGGATCCGGCGGTGTCATTACCGATTGGCAAGGGGATCCCCTTACCCGTACCTCCACTGGGGAAGTGCTGGCCGCCGCCAACCCCAGTTTGCATCAACAAGCCCTAGCTCAAATCAAGCAGGTTGCAATACCTGGCGGCAGTTGA
- a CDS encoding LLM class flavin-dependent oxidoreductase — protein sequence MQFGVFIPIANNGWIISVNSPQYMPTFELNKQITLLAEQYGFEFVLSMIKWRGFKGETQFWDYALESFTLMAGLAAVTEKIHLYASVALPTLHPAVAARMCVTLDDISHGRFGLNIVTGWNKLEYAQMGLWPGDEYYSYRYDYATEYVQVMKLLWEQGRVTYQGRYFQLEDCLCQPRPSREIPIVCAGHSERGMRFTAEMGNHNFILAPFEEAAHISDRLKAFGQEVGRTVGTYALFTVVMGETDAEAQATAEHYMEGGDIEALLGWKGAANTDPVGVNVKRYQAEAFMGIPTLIGSYETVARELNRIASQTSIDGILFTFPDFITDVQRFGERVMPLVNCRQVLQPA from the coding sequence TTGCAGTTTGGGGTCTTCATTCCCATCGCCAACAACGGCTGGATCATCTCTGTCAACTCACCCCAGTACATGCCCACCTTTGAGTTAAACAAGCAGATCACCCTGCTGGCGGAGCAGTATGGCTTTGAGTTTGTCCTTTCTATGATCAAGTGGCGGGGCTTTAAGGGGGAAACCCAGTTTTGGGATTATGCCCTGGAGTCTTTTACCTTGATGGCGGGTTTGGCGGCGGTTACCGAAAAAATCCATCTCTATGCGTCGGTGGCCCTGCCCACGCTGCACCCCGCTGTGGCCGCTCGCATGTGCGTGACCTTGGACGATATCAGTCATGGGCGGTTTGGCCTCAATATTGTGACCGGCTGGAACAAGTTGGAGTATGCGCAAATGGGCTTGTGGCCGGGGGATGAGTACTACAGCTACCGTTACGACTATGCCACCGAGTATGTCCAGGTGATGAAGCTGCTCTGGGAGCAGGGGCGCGTCACCTATCAAGGTCGGTATTTTCAGTTGGAAGATTGCCTTTGCCAGCCTCGGCCTTCTCGGGAGATTCCGATTGTTTGTGCGGGACACTCGGAGCGAGGCATGCGCTTTACGGCGGAAATGGGCAACCACAATTTTATCTTGGCCCCCTTTGAAGAAGCGGCTCACATCAGTGATCGGTTGAAGGCGTTTGGCCAAGAGGTGGGGCGCACAGTGGGCACCTATGCTCTGTTTACGGTGGTGATGGGAGAAACGGATGCGGAAGCCCAAGCCACTGCCGAGCACTATATGGAAGGGGGAGATATTGAGGCCCTACTGGGTTGGAAAGGGGCAGCCAATACGGATCCCGTCGGTGTGAATGTGAAGCGTTATCAGGCGGAAGCGTTTATGGGGATCCCGACCCTTATTGGTTCCTATGAGACCGTGGCCCGAGAGCTGAATCGCATTGCCAGCCAAACCAGCATTGACGGGATCCTCTTCACCTTCCCGGATTTCATCACCGATGTGCAGCGGTTTGGGGAACGGGTGATGCCTTTGGTCAACTGCCGCCAGGTATTGCAACCTGCTTGA
- the ilvB gene encoding biosynthetic-type acetolactate synthase large subunit — protein MATGGYALVDSLHRHGVQHIFGYPGGAILPIYDELYKAESQGILKHYLVRHEQGAAHAADGYARATGKVGVCFATSGPGATNLVTGIANAMMDSVAMVVITGQVPRHLIGTDGFQETDIFGITLPIVKHSYVVRDPRDMSRIVAEAFHIAGTGRPGPVLVDIPKDVGLEEFDYQPVSEINIPGYKPTVRGNPRQIHAAAKLILQAKQPLLYVGGGAIISGAHAEIAELAHTYRIPVTTTLMGKGAFDENDPLSVGMLGMHGTAYANFAVTECDLLIAVGARFDDRVTGKLDEFAKHAKVIHIDIDPAEVGKNRGPDVPIVGDVRTVLVEMLAQLSKMPSTPGITQAWLDRIERWKRDYPLQVPSYEGVIAPQQVIDAFRRHAPHAYYTTDVGQHQMWAAQFLRNGPRQWISSSGLGTMGYGFPAAMGVKVALPEHEVICISGDASFQMNMQELGTVAQYGIATKVAIINNGWQGMVRQWQQAFHGERYSHSDMAPGMPDFVKLAEAFGVKGIRVDHPDQLEDAVQEILRHEGPVVADFVVKRDENCYPMVPSGKANYQMIGIPDKRQLEQAAELIYCPNCGTKNPTLHKFCTECGTKL, from the coding sequence GTGGCGACAGGTGGATATGCGTTGGTGGATAGCCTGCATCGACATGGGGTGCAGCACATTTTTGGCTATCCCGGTGGGGCGATCCTGCCCATCTACGACGAGCTGTACAAAGCCGAGTCGCAAGGGATCCTCAAGCACTACTTGGTGCGCCACGAGCAGGGAGCTGCCCATGCCGCTGATGGGTATGCTCGTGCCACCGGCAAGGTTGGGGTTTGTTTTGCTACCTCTGGCCCCGGAGCCACCAATTTGGTTACCGGCATTGCCAACGCCATGATGGATTCAGTGGCCATGGTGGTGATTACGGGTCAGGTACCCCGCCATTTGATTGGCACGGATGGATTTCAAGAAACCGATATTTTTGGCATCACGCTGCCCATCGTCAAGCACTCCTACGTGGTACGGGATCCCCGCGACATGTCGCGGATTGTGGCAGAGGCATTCCACATCGCTGGTACGGGGCGACCAGGGCCGGTTTTGGTGGATATCCCCAAGGATGTGGGCCTGGAGGAGTTTGACTATCAACCTGTCAGCGAGATCAATATTCCCGGCTACAAGCCGACCGTGCGGGGGAATCCGCGGCAAATTCATGCCGCTGCTAAGCTGATCCTGCAGGCCAAACAACCCTTACTCTACGTGGGCGGTGGGGCGATTATCTCCGGGGCCCACGCCGAAATTGCTGAGTTGGCCCACACCTATCGGATCCCGGTTACCACCACCTTGATGGGCAAGGGAGCCTTTGATGAGAACGATCCCCTATCGGTTGGGATGCTGGGGATGCACGGCACGGCTTATGCCAATTTCGCCGTGACCGAGTGTGATCTACTGATTGCCGTGGGGGCCCGCTTCGATGACCGGGTAACCGGTAAGTTAGACGAATTTGCCAAGCACGCCAAGGTGATCCACATCGATATTGACCCAGCTGAGGTGGGCAAAAATCGCGGGCCGGATGTGCCGATTGTGGGGGATGTGCGTACCGTTCTGGTGGAGATGCTGGCCCAGCTGAGCAAAATGCCCTCTACACCCGGTATTACTCAGGCTTGGCTGGATCGGATTGAACGTTGGAAGCGGGATTACCCCCTGCAAGTGCCCAGCTACGAGGGCGTGATTGCTCCCCAACAGGTGATCGATGCCTTTCGTCGTCATGCCCCCCACGCCTACTACACCACCGATGTCGGTCAGCATCAAATGTGGGCGGCGCAGTTCTTGCGCAATGGGCCGCGCCAGTGGATCTCTAGTTCTGGGCTGGGCACGATGGGCTACGGGTTCCCAGCGGCGATGGGGGTAAAAGTGGCGCTACCCGAGCATGAGGTGATCTGTATTAGCGGCGATGCCAGTTTTCAGATGAATATGCAGGAGCTGGGCACGGTAGCCCAGTATGGAATTGCTACCAAGGTCGCCATCATCAACAACGGTTGGCAAGGAATGGTGCGCCAGTGGCAGCAGGCCTTCCATGGGGAGCGCTACTCCCATTCGGATATGGCTCCCGGTATGCCGGATTTTGTCAAGCTGGCTGAGGCTTTTGGGGTGAAAGGGATCCGTGTTGATCACCCCGATCAACTGGAGGATGCTGTTCAGGAGATTCTTCGCCACGAGGGGCCAGTAGTAGCGGATTTTGTGGTCAAGCGGGATGAAAACTGCTACCCAATGGTGCCCTCTGGCAAGGCCAACTACCAGATGATCGGGATCCCGGATAAGCGGCAACTGGAGCAGGCAGCCGAGTTGATCTACTGCCCCAACTGCGGCACTAAGAATCCGACTTTGCACAAGTTCTGTACCGAATGTGGTACGAAACTCTGA